A window from Abditibacteriaceae bacterium encodes these proteins:
- a CDS encoding antibiotic biosynthesis monooxygenase — protein MQYVLIIHEVEDYAAWKTVFDNAAQIRKDAGEIGYQLLRFDDDANNIVHFSQWSSLQNARNFFESERLVEIRKQAGVKAPKFVYLNQIETGIL, from the coding sequence ATGCAATACGTTCTTATCATTCACGAAGTCGAGGATTACGCCGCATGGAAAACCGTTTTTGATAACGCAGCACAAATCCGGAAAGACGCTGGGGAAATCGGTTATCAGTTGCTTCGGTTTGATGATGACGCGAACAATATCGTGCATTTTTCGCAATGGAGTTCATTGCAAAACGCCCGGAATTTCTTTGAATCGGAGCGATTGGTCGAAATTCGGAAGCAAGCGGGTGTCAAAGCGCCGAAGTTCGTTTATTTGAATCAAATTGAAACGGGCATTTTATAG
- a CDS encoding LmeA family phospholipid-binding protein — MHWLLLLAVITSTTGARSGQSASQTNQLIENALRQKLGGAQTVRVQSAVGKSGGFDRLTVDLSGFAADRLEGLGNSTTPSSGDYFPGGDENIYPPGFAAKKLTGEEIGEILGGVLGGGRNSGDIGGVLSGFLNGGRIGRLQLRANNFSYGGANYDSLSADLGEIRFDWAKALRGQMDIKSVQPGQLFLQLRGDQAAKLLAPRLPTLSDVRVSFRDGRAFVGAKTNTYGLKVPFEVGARLSVQRNKVIAQDFRASVASLRLPGLVLDELTRGVNPLYDFDPQNRWPIAVDLQTAGTTNNALGLRGGVRWLGLNRRNEPTYDDSSRKEPVYAPEPPRSRQPDIFDIFRGR; from the coding sequence ATGCATTGGCTTTTACTGTTAGCAGTTATTACATCCACAACCGGCGCGCGTTCCGGTCAAAGCGCGTCGCAAACCAACCAGCTCATCGAGAACGCACTGCGCCAGAAGTTGGGCGGCGCACAAACGGTGCGTGTGCAAAGTGCCGTCGGCAAAAGCGGCGGCTTCGACCGTCTTACCGTTGATCTCAGCGGTTTCGCCGCCGACCGGCTCGAAGGCTTGGGCAACAGCACAACGCCTTCCTCAGGCGATTATTTTCCTGGCGGCGATGAAAACATTTATCCGCCGGGATTCGCCGCAAAGAAACTGACCGGCGAAGAAATCGGTGAGATTCTCGGCGGCGTTTTGGGTGGTGGCAGGAATTCCGGCGACATTGGCGGGGTTCTGAGCGGTTTTCTCAACGGTGGTCGCATTGGCCGCCTGCAACTCCGCGCCAACAACTTTTCCTACGGTGGCGCGAATTACGACTCGCTTTCTGCCGACCTGGGCGAAATTCGCTTCGACTGGGCAAAAGCACTGCGCGGGCAAATGGATATTAAATCGGTGCAGCCGGGCCAACTGTTTTTGCAACTGCGTGGCGATCAGGCCGCGAAACTTCTTGCGCCGCGTCTGCCAACACTGAGCGATGTGCGCGTTTCCTTCCGCGATGGCCGCGCTTTCGTCGGTGCGAAAACAAACACCTATGGTTTGAAGGTTCCGTTTGAGGTCGGCGCGCGTCTCAGCGTGCAGCGCAACAAAGTGATTGCACAAGATTTTCGCGCTTCGGTCGCCAGCCTGCGTTTGCCCGGTCTGGTACTCGACGAACTGACACGGGGCGTTAATCCGCTGTACGATTTCGACCCGCAAAATCGCTGGCCTATCGCTGTCGATTTGCAAACAGCGGGCACAACCAACAACGCACTCGGCTTACGTGGTGGCGTGCGCTGGCTTGGCCTTAATCGCCGCAATGAACCGACCTACGACGATTCAAGCCGCAAGGAGCCGGTTTATGCACCTGAACCACCACGTTCGCGCCAGCCGGACATCTTCGATATTTTCCGCGGGCGATAG
- a CDS encoding NAD-dependent epimerase/dehydratase family protein, whose protein sequence is MHILFIGGTGLISTSIARQLLQSGHEVTLFNRGKSENRLPEGAQEIRGDRKNYAEFEALFADKTYDVVVDMVAFVPEDSASAIRAFKGRCTQFIHCSTVCVYSGPVEQIPTTETEPYHSIGSYGKNKAACEKLLLEAHDPHNFAVTIMRPSHSYGEGGNIIRPFGPADSSVSRLREGLPIIVQGDGNSVWASCHVDDVARGFIATMLNEKTYGQAYNISADEYFSWNQYHEIVAEVVGGTFNPVYIPTDLLREIAPEWSGGTHEIFAWPSVFDNSKLKRDTDYTGQTVSFREGTERTLKWLEENGKIAPSDPRETEIANAWRGLPFPKL, encoded by the coding sequence ATGCATATTCTTTTTATTGGCGGAACCGGCCTGATTTCGACCTCGATTGCGCGGCAGCTTCTGCAAAGCGGGCACGAAGTCACACTTTTCAATCGGGGCAAAAGCGAAAACCGTTTGCCCGAAGGTGCGCAGGAAATTCGCGGCGACCGCAAGAACTACGCGGAATTCGAAGCGCTTTTCGCCGATAAAACCTACGATGTTGTTGTCGATATGGTCGCCTTTGTGCCCGAAGATTCGGCGTCGGCAATTCGTGCGTTTAAAGGTCGGTGCACGCAATTTATTCACTGCTCAACGGTGTGCGTTTACTCGGGCCCGGTTGAGCAAATTCCGACAACGGAAACCGAGCCGTATCATTCCATTGGTAGCTATGGAAAGAACAAAGCGGCTTGCGAAAAATTGCTCCTCGAAGCGCACGACCCGCACAACTTCGCTGTGACGATTATGCGGCCTTCGCATTCGTATGGTGAAGGCGGCAATATCATTCGTCCGTTCGGACCAGCCGATTCGTCGGTCTCGCGTCTGCGCGAAGGCCTGCCGATTATTGTTCAGGGCGACGGCAACAGCGTATGGGCGTCGTGTCATGTCGATGATGTGGCGCGCGGCTTCATCGCGACGATGCTCAATGAAAAGACCTACGGTCAGGCTTATAACATCTCCGCCGACGAGTACTTTTCGTGGAATCAATATCACGAAATCGTGGCCGAAGTCGTTGGTGGCACCTTTAATCCGGTTTATATTCCGACCGATTTGTTGCGTGAAATCGCGCCCGAATGGAGCGGCGGCACGCACGAGATTTTCGCGTGGCCTTCGGTTTTTGATAACTCCAAACTGAAGCGCGATACCGATTACACCGGCCAAACGGTTTCGTTCCGCGAAGGAACCGAGCGCACGTTAAAGTGGTTGGAAGAAAACGGCAAAATTGCGCCGTCCGATCCGCGCGAAACCGAGATTGCCAACGCGTGGCGAGGCTTGCCTTTCCCCAAGTTATAA
- a CDS encoding DUF6263 family protein, with product MKSLFLLLTIGLLASFAHAQDTDCGCYSAPTTIASEPITKPVGNKRMLRLQLQRGQKWKHQMVSHTTSTSASAPPRDKDGFDGDQKISLAAQSEVVAISPEGNADVRFVFGDASIALKMLYKGKPVRMIQEIETALQGMARTLKGRNLVVTLSPQARVLKVSGTETLTTALIQSMPARNAFERAYWKEMMPKFVKGLLDDQKGLLQAVLPLPENAVDTGDSWPASRMSPFVDTETPMTTTYTLLSRGNGEARIRVIGTSASTSTKPGQVSPRVILKGTQHGAVRIDETTGWPKSGELFSSSSSQIVPILNGKPAPDAGSTVYNKVVARFSTTPITK from the coding sequence ATGAAATCTCTTTTTCTGCTTCTCACAATTGGCCTTCTCGCTTCCTTCGCTCACGCTCAGGATACTGATTGTGGCTGTTACTCAGCCCCGACGACAATCGCAAGCGAACCGATAACGAAGCCGGTCGGGAATAAACGAATGCTCCGACTGCAGCTTCAACGGGGTCAAAAGTGGAAGCATCAGATGGTGAGCCATACCACCAGCACAAGTGCCTCTGCGCCGCCTCGGGATAAGGACGGGTTTGACGGGGATCAGAAAATTTCCCTTGCCGCGCAAAGCGAAGTTGTCGCCATTTCGCCGGAGGGCAATGCCGATGTTCGCTTTGTTTTTGGCGACGCTTCGATAGCGCTCAAAATGTTATACAAAGGCAAGCCGGTGCGGATGATTCAAGAAATAGAAACAGCGCTTCAGGGCATGGCGCGCACCCTTAAAGGGCGCAATCTCGTCGTAACTCTTTCGCCGCAAGCGCGCGTTCTCAAAGTGTCGGGAACCGAGACGCTGACAACAGCCTTGATTCAAAGCATGCCCGCGAGAAACGCGTTTGAGCGTGCCTACTGGAAAGAAATGATGCCCAAGTTCGTGAAAGGCCTCCTTGATGACCAGAAGGGGTTGCTGCAGGCCGTTTTACCGCTGCCGGAAAACGCGGTTGACACTGGCGACTCGTGGCCGGCATCGCGAATGTCACCCTTTGTTGATACGGAAACGCCCATGACGACGACATACACGTTGCTCTCGCGCGGCAACGGCGAAGCGCGCATCCGCGTGATTGGAACTTCGGCGAGCACCTCAACCAAACCGGGCCAAGTTTCGCCACGCGTAATTTTAAAAGGGACGCAGCATGGCGCCGTGCGCATCGACGAAACAACAGGCTGGCCCAAAAGCGGCGAACTTTTTTCGTCATCGAGCTCGCAGATCGTGCCGATTTTAAACGGCAAGCCCGCGCCGGACGCCGGCTCAACCGTGTACAACAAAGTTGTCGCGCGTTTTTCGACCACTCCAATTACAAAATAA
- a CDS encoding MFS transporter: MLKKLQELFDRDRPASAATDEGTLHEKRDPYRALRSRNYRLWATGGLVSAVGGQMFSVAIGWELYERTHDAWALGLVGLVQAAPVILLALPAGHLADRVDRRRIVLSMQAVTFVLWLAIAACSYYTAPLAAFYGLLLLEAVAGAVAGPARSAIVPQLVPTEDLANAVAWNSSRWQTASTIGPAIGGAAIAIFNTAWPVYLIAAVTALAFTTSVYLVRPRPFERPETDEGAWQSLVAGAKFVRAQKIILATLTLDMFAVLFGGATALLPVYAKDILHTGPQGLGWLRAAPAVGALAMGLFLAHRAPMKHAGRALLWAVAGFGAATIVFGISRNFYLSLLMLALTGALDNISVVVRHTLVQVLTPAHMQGRVSAVNSVFIGSSNELGAFESGAAARAFGPIAAVVSGGVATILVVLGVAAAWPQVMKLGSLDDAAKESAAREEALKEAQK; encoded by the coding sequence ATGCTTAAAAAACTTCAAGAACTCTTCGACCGCGACCGGCCTGCTTCCGCCGCCACCGACGAAGGGACGCTGCACGAAAAACGCGACCCATATCGCGCCTTGCGTTCGCGCAATTACCGTCTGTGGGCGACGGGCGGATTGGTTTCGGCAGTCGGCGGGCAAATGTTCTCGGTAGCGATTGGCTGGGAGCTTTACGAACGCACCCACGACGCGTGGGCGCTCGGCCTTGTCGGTTTGGTACAAGCTGCGCCGGTGATTTTGCTGGCGCTTCCCGCCGGACATCTCGCCGACCGCGTGGATCGTCGCCGCATTGTGCTTTCGATGCAAGCCGTAACTTTCGTCTTGTGGCTGGCGATTGCGGCGTGTTCGTATTACACCGCCCCGCTTGCCGCGTTTTATGGGTTGCTTTTGCTGGAAGCGGTCGCGGGCGCGGTGGCAGGCCCGGCGCGCAGCGCGATTGTGCCGCAGCTTGTGCCAACCGAAGACCTGGCGAATGCCGTCGCGTGGAATTCGAGCCGCTGGCAAACCGCTTCAACTATCGGCCCGGCCATCGGCGGCGCGGCTATCGCAATTTTTAATACGGCCTGGCCGGTTTATCTCATTGCAGCAGTAACAGCTCTGGCATTTACAACGTCGGTTTACCTGGTGCGCCCGCGCCCGTTCGAGCGGCCCGAAACCGATGAAGGCGCGTGGCAAAGTCTGGTTGCTGGTGCGAAGTTCGTGCGCGCGCAAAAGATTATTTTGGCAACGCTGACGCTCGACATGTTTGCGGTATTGTTTGGCGGCGCGACGGCGCTCTTGCCGGTTTACGCGAAAGACATTTTGCACACCGGACCGCAAGGTTTAGGCTGGCTGCGTGCTGCGCCCGCTGTCGGCGCGCTAGCGATGGGTTTGTTTCTCGCGCACCGCGCACCAATGAAGCACGCGGGGCGCGCCCTGCTGTGGGCGGTCGCGGGTTTTGGCGCCGCGACCATTGTATTTGGCATCTCCCGCAATTTCTATCTTTCGCTCTTAATGCTCGCTTTAACCGGCGCGCTCGATAATATTTCGGTTGTCGTGCGCCACACGCTGGTGCAGGTTTTGACACCGGCGCACATGCAAGGGCGTGTTTCGGCGGTCAACAGCGTATTTATCGGGTCATCGAACGAGTTGGGCGCGTTTGAAAGCGGCGCAGCAGCAAGGGCCTTTGGCCCGATTGCAGCCGTGGTTTCCGGCGGCGTTGCGACGATCTTGGTGGTGCTCGGCGTGGCGGCAGCGTGGCCCCAGGTGATGAAACTGGGTTCACTGGATGATGCGGCTAAAGAAAGCGCGGCGCGTGAAGAGGCCCTGAAAGAGGCACAAAAATAA
- the asd gene encoding aspartate-semialdehyde dehydrogenase, with product MSKKKVAVIGATGIAGQQFLAALPNHPDFELVALAASPRSAGKTYVEALREPNGAAGWWGDEELPAEYAQMNVQNSMEFDARSVDIVFTAVESDAAKELEPRYAATTPVISTASAFRYFDDVPIIIPGVNNSHAELLRLQQKNRGWKGFVTPIPNCTTTGLAMTLKPIYDAWGIKTIVMTSMQAMSGAGRRGGVLGLDAVENVIPYISGEEEKVQKETQKILGALSNGAIDPAKFPVSATCTRVGVLDGHTEAVFVATEKPCTVEEVTAAMRAFDGGLRGLPSCPEHLIYVHDDPFRPQPRRDRNFGDGMTTTVGRVREEAALGGVKYVLVSHNTKMGAARGAILVGEMLLRDGYID from the coding sequence ATGAGTAAGAAGAAAGTCGCCGTTATCGGCGCGACAGGTATTGCCGGACAGCAGTTTTTAGCCGCGTTGCCGAATCACCCCGATTTTGAACTTGTGGCCTTGGCCGCATCGCCGCGCAGTGCCGGAAAAACCTACGTGGAAGCGCTTCGTGAACCCAACGGCGCTGCTGGTTGGTGGGGCGATGAGGAATTGCCCGCCGAATACGCCCAAATGAACGTGCAGAATTCGATGGAATTCGATGCGCGAAGCGTGGACATCGTTTTTACTGCCGTCGAAAGCGATGCTGCCAAAGAGTTGGAACCGCGCTACGCCGCGACAACACCGGTGATTTCAACGGCGAGCGCGTTCCGTTACTTCGACGACGTGCCGATTATCATTCCCGGCGTCAACAATTCGCACGCCGAGTTACTGCGTTTGCAGCAAAAGAATCGTGGTTGGAAAGGCTTCGTAACGCCGATCCCCAACTGCACCACAACGGGACTTGCGATGACCCTCAAGCCAATTTACGATGCGTGGGGCATCAAAACAATTGTGATGACTTCGATGCAGGCGATGAGCGGCGCCGGACGGCGCGGCGGCGTGCTTGGCCTCGACGCGGTCGAAAACGTGATTCCGTATATTTCGGGCGAAGAAGAAAAAGTGCAAAAGGAAACGCAGAAGATTCTCGGCGCTTTGTCCAACGGCGCGATTGATCCAGCGAAGTTTCCGGTTTCGGCAACCTGCACCCGCGTTGGTGTTCTCGATGGCCACACCGAAGCTGTTTTTGTCGCGACCGAAAAGCCATGCACCGTGGAAGAAGTGACGGCAGCGATGCGCGCTTTCGATGGCGGTTTGCGCGGCTTGCCTTCGTGCCCCGAACACCTGATTTACGTTCACGACGATCCGTTTCGTCCCCAACCGCGCCGCGACCGCAACTTCGGCGACGGCATGACGACAACTGTTGGTCGCGTCCGTGAAGAAGCGGCTCTGGGCGGCGTCAAGTATGTTCTTGTTTCGCATAACACCAAGATGGGCGCGGCGCGCGGCGCAATCTTGGTTGGCGAAATGCTGCTGCGTGATGGTTATATCGATTAA
- the dapA gene encoding 4-hydroxy-tetrahydrodipicolinate synthase, which produces METHTQFGPLVTAMATPFTSSGEVDYGRAGELAAHLVENGTTALVVAGTTGESPTLSHDEKLQLFREVKQATTVPVIAGTTGFDTRASVELSREAAECGVDGLLLVVPYYNKPSQEGLYQHFKAIAAATPLPCLLYNIPGRSARNMEVATTARLSEIPNIIGTKEASGDLAQIGRTRAATPDEFLIYSGNDGDTLPMLTLGACGVISVISHIAGKPMRAMMDAFWKGDMAEARRIHLQLLPVVDALFPATGASPGPLKWGMKRQGFDAGGLRLPLVEASEVEAKALETAMQNAGLI; this is translated from the coding sequence ATGGAAACTCATACTCAATTCGGGCCATTGGTCACGGCCATGGCGACGCCCTTCACTTCTTCCGGCGAAGTCGATTACGGACGAGCAGGGGAACTCGCAGCGCATCTTGTGGAAAACGGCACGACGGCGCTTGTGGTTGCAGGCACAACTGGCGAAAGCCCGACGCTTTCACACGACGAGAAATTGCAGCTTTTCCGCGAAGTCAAGCAAGCGACAACGGTTCCCGTAATTGCCGGAACAACCGGTTTCGACACGCGGGCCAGTGTCGAACTTTCGCGCGAAGCCGCCGAATGCGGCGTTGATGGATTGTTGCTTGTCGTGCCGTATTACAACAAGCCGTCGCAGGAAGGTTTGTATCAGCACTTCAAAGCTATCGCTGCTGCAACGCCGCTGCCGTGCTTGCTTTACAACATTCCGGGGCGCAGCGCGCGCAACATGGAAGTCGCAACCACCGCACGATTGAGCGAAATTCCGAACATCATCGGCACCAAAGAAGCGAGTGGCGACCTGGCGCAAATCGGTCGCACGCGCGCGGCAACGCCCGATGAATTCCTGATTTACAGCGGCAACGACGGCGACACCTTGCCGATGCTGACGCTGGGTGCGTGTGGTGTCATTTCCGTTATTTCGCACATCGCCGGAAAGCCGATGCGCGCCATGATGGATGCCTTCTGGAAAGGCGATATGGCCGAAGCACGACGCATTCATTTGCAGCTTTTGCCGGTTGTCGATGCACTGTTTCCGGCGACAGGCGCGAGTCCAGGCCCGCTCAAGTGGGGCATGAAGCGTCAGGGGTTTGATGCTGGCGGCTTGCGTTTGCCGCTTGTCGAAGCGAGTGAAGTGGAAGCAAAAGCGTTGGAAACGGCGATGCAAAACGCCGGTTTAATTTAA
- the xylA gene encoding xylose isomerase, translating to MSDYTPKPEDRFTFGLWTVGNQGRDPFGEATRAVVNPADSVRKLGALGAHGVNLHDNDLIPFGASASERDSILKEFKAALSESGMKVPMATTNLFTHPVFKDGAFTSSDPKVRAFAVQKTMRAMDLGAELGAQTYVFWGGREGSEVDAAKNPLDTLKWFREALNFLNAYQSEQGYNYKLALEPKPNEPRGDIYLATTGHALAFIETLDNPANVGVNPEFAHDTMAGLNFTHNIAQAIDAGKLFHIDLNGQKPGRFDQDLRFGQEDLKSNFFLVKLLEDNNYSGPLHFDAHALRTSDADDVWEFAKGCMRTYLILKEKAAQFNADAEIQAIFQELNGGGDASFAGGYSKDAAEALKGQSFDADVLATRPLPYEKLDQLVIELLMGIR from the coding sequence ATGAGCGATTACACCCCGAAACCTGAAGACCGTTTTACATTTGGACTGTGGACCGTTGGTAACCAAGGCCGCGACCCGTTCGGCGAAGCAACGCGCGCCGTCGTCAACCCCGCTGATAGCGTGCGCAAGTTGGGCGCGTTGGGCGCGCATGGCGTCAACCTGCACGACAACGACCTTATTCCTTTTGGTGCCTCGGCTTCTGAACGCGACAGCATCTTGAAAGAATTCAAGGCCGCGCTCAGCGAGAGCGGTATGAAAGTGCCGATGGCGACAACCAACTTGTTCACGCATCCGGTGTTCAAGGACGGTGCGTTTACATCGAGCGACCCGAAAGTGCGCGCCTTCGCCGTGCAAAAGACGATGCGCGCGATGGATTTGGGCGCAGAACTCGGCGCGCAAACCTATGTTTTCTGGGGCGGGCGCGAAGGCAGCGAAGTCGATGCCGCCAAGAATCCGCTCGATACCTTGAAGTGGTTCCGCGAGGCGCTCAACTTCCTCAACGCCTACCAGAGCGAGCAGGGCTACAACTACAAGCTCGCGCTGGAACCGAAACCCAACGAACCGCGCGGCGACATTTATCTTGCAACGACGGGTCACGCTCTTGCTTTTATTGAGACTCTGGATAATCCGGCGAACGTCGGTGTGAACCCTGAGTTCGCGCACGACACGATGGCGGGCCTGAACTTCACCCACAACATCGCACAGGCGATTGATGCAGGCAAGCTATTCCACATCGACCTCAATGGACAGAAGCCGGGCCGTTTCGACCAAGACTTGCGTTTCGGTCAGGAAGACTTGAAGAGCAACTTCTTTCTCGTCAAATTGCTGGAAGACAACAACTACAGCGGCCCTCTTCACTTCGATGCGCACGCGCTGCGCACTTCGGACGCCGATGATGTGTGGGAATTTGCTAAAGGCTGCATGCGCACCTATCTCATTCTCAAAGAGAAGGCCGCGCAGTTCAACGCCGACGCGGAAATTCAGGCGATTTTCCAAGAACTCAACGGTGGCGGGGACGCGTCGTTCGCCGGAGGCTACTCGAAAGACGCCGCTGAAGCCCTCAAAGGCCAGAGCTTCGACGCCGATGTTCTCGCCACACGACCGTTGCCGTATGAAAAGCTCGATCAACTCGTTATCGAACTTCTCATGGGCATTCGCTAA
- a CDS encoding response regulator, which produces MNALILDDNLMSAMRLDAQLSRGGYTTKTSRDLTDGEFDLVLINIGSRNLDGPSLVQEARERIPAARVVGFCGHLEVEIRRAAKAANIDKILTNDQALSNLIASL; this is translated from the coding sequence TTGAACGCTTTAATTCTCGACGACAATCTGATGAGCGCCATGCGTCTCGACGCGCAACTTTCGCGCGGCGGCTACACCACCAAAACATCGCGCGATCTAACCGATGGCGAATTCGATCTGGTTTTAATTAACATCGGTTCGCGAAACCTCGATGGGCCTTCGCTCGTCCAAGAAGCCCGCGAACGCATTCCTGCGGCGCGCGTCGTCGGGTTTTGCGGTCATCTGGAAGTCGAAATTCGGCGCGCAGCCAAAGCGGCCAACATCGACAAAATCCTGACTAACGATCAGGCGCTCTCGAATTTAATCGCATCGTTATGA
- a CDS encoding CoA-binding protein, whose amino-acid sequence MWFFAKPEEFVTLARMTIAIIGAGSRREKYANKAVRAWQNQATVVPVHPVETVVEGLPVMRSVENYEGAIDVASFYIPPAAGLAVVEECARKGIPTIWLNPGSASAAILDRCAELGIAVESLCTIIRGGHSPSQL is encoded by the coding sequence GTGTGGTTTTTCGCAAAGCCGGAAGAATTTGTCACACTGGCGCGCATGACGATTGCGATTATCGGGGCCGGTTCGCGGCGCGAGAAATATGCGAACAAAGCCGTGCGTGCGTGGCAAAATCAGGCCACTGTTGTGCCGGTTCATCCGGTAGAGACCGTTGTCGAAGGTTTGCCGGTGATGCGCAGTGTAGAGAATTACGAAGGCGCAATTGATGTCGCCAGTTTTTACATTCCACCGGCGGCCGGTCTTGCAGTTGTCGAAGAATGCGCTCGCAAAGGAATCCCGACGATTTGGCTCAATCCAGGCAGCGCGAGTGCGGCGATTTTAGACCGTTGCGCCGAACTGGGGATTGCAGTGGAGTCGCTTTGCACGATTATTCGCGGCGGCCACTCGCCGTCGCAGCTATAG